One Bombina bombina isolate aBomBom1 chromosome 5, aBomBom1.pri, whole genome shotgun sequence DNA segment encodes these proteins:
- the LOC128660032 gene encoding gastrula zinc finger protein XlCGF8.2DB-like codes for MKGFTQEKRPFKCTECGKSFTQISSLKTHERIHTGEKPFTCTECGKSFTENSHLKTHERVHTGVKPFTCTDCGKSFTEKSHLKTHERIHTGEKPFTCTECGKSFTVRSDLKKHERIHTGEKPFTCTECGKKFYTNGLSENS; via the coding sequence atgaaaggattcacacaggagaaaaggccgttcaaatgtacagagtgtgggaaaagttttacacaaataagtagtctgaaaactcatgaaaggattcacacaggagaaaagcctttcacatgtacagagtgtggaaaaagttttacagaaaatagtcatctgaaaactcatgaaagggttcacacaggagtaaagcctttcacatgtacagactgtggaaaaagttttacagaaaagagtcatctgaaaactcatgaaaggattcacacaggagaaaagcctttcacatgtacagagtgtggaaaaagttttacagtaaggagtgatctgaaaaagcatgaaaggattcatacaggagaaaagccgttcacatgtacagagtgtgggaaaaagttttacacgaatggattatctgaaaactcatga